A genomic window from Plutella xylostella chromosome 23, ilPluXylo3.1, whole genome shotgun sequence includes:
- the LOC119692561 gene encoding GILT-like protein 1, with the protein MLKFGLVLLLAASISGQSIDTKDGKIKITTVTTAGCGDTVHFITQRLNPVFNEYKDYLELEFIPWGRTRRNADGSLTCQFGTRDCWANRVHRCTLNLLKGDQAAQMSYMNCEFSDPRPAYLLGSYTCAGSAGVSLVDLDRCVSTSEGDDLEYEAQDAAAAPMQAINFVPAIVFNDEINYDNHFHARGFLRSMICFALERDPAIGIKCVL; encoded by the coding sequence ATGTTGAAATTCGGTTTAGTACTTCTACTGGCCGCTTCGATCTCGGGCCAGTCGATCGACACTAAAGATGGGAAAATCAAAATTACCACCGTCACCACTGCTGGCTGCGGTGACACTGTCCACTTCATCACCCAGCGACTCAACCCAGTGTTCAACGAATACAAGGACTACCTAGAGCTGGAGTTCATTCCCTGGGGAAGGACGCGAAGGAACGCTGACGGCAGCCTGACCTGTCAGTTCGGAACCCGGGACTGCTGGGCCAACCGGGTCCACCGCTGCACCCTCAACTTGCTCAAGGGCGACCAGGCCGCTCAAATGAGCTACATGAACTGCGAATTCTCCGACCCTCGTCCCGCTTACCTCCTTGGCTCCTACACTTGCGCTGGATCCGCTGGAGTCAGCTTGGTGGACTTGGACCGCTGCGTGTCAACCTCAGAAGGGGATGACCTGGAGTATGAAGCCCAGGACGCGGCCGCTGCTCCGATGCAGGCCATCAACTTTGTGCCAGCGATTGTATTCAACGATGAGATCAATTACGACAACCATTTCCACGCGCGCGGCTTCCTCAGGAGCATGATCTGTTTCGCTCTGGAGCGAGACCCCGCTATCGGTATCAAGTGTGTATTGTAA
- the LOC119692554 gene encoding GILT-like protein 1 codes for MFVYGLVLILAAASAQEISTVNGKVKITTVTTAGCGDTVNFITRQLNPVYEEFKDHLILDFVPWGRTQRLADGNLRCQFGTRDCWANRVHRCTLELLKDNQDAQMSYMNCEFDGPRPAYLLGSYTCAAAAGVSLVDLDVCVATEAGDRLDAANEAASAEPMRVIDFVPAIVFNDNIDLPNHNLARRSLRSMVCFALAGDASTGVTNCGL; via the coding sequence atgtttgtttacgGCCTCGTGTTAATACTCGCCGCGGCTTCGGCGCAGGAGATATCCACTGTGAACGGGAAGGTGAAGATCACCACCGTGACCACCGCCGGCTGTGGGGACACCGTCAACTTCATCACCCGCCAGCTGAACCCAGTCTACGAAGAGTTCAAGGACCACTTGATCCTGGACTTCGTGCCGTGGGGCCGCACTCAGAGGCTCGCTGATGGGAACCTCAGATGCCAGTTCGGCACCCGCGACTGCTGGGCCAACCGCGTGCACAGGTGCACCCTGGAGCTGCTGAAGGACAACCAGGATGCGCAGATGAGCTATATGAACTGCGAGTTCGATGGCCCGAGGCCTGCTTATCTGCTCGGTAGTTACACTTGTGCTGCCGCGGCTGGCGTCAGCTTGGTTGACCTGGACGTGTGTGTGGCGACAGAAGCTGGTGATCGATTGGATGCGGCGAACGAGGCGGCATCCGCTGAGCCTATGAGGGTCATCGACTTCGTGCCAGCCATAGTCTTCAACGACAACATTGATCTGCCCAATCACAATTTGGCTAGGAGGTCACTGAGGAGCATGGTCTGCTTCGCGCTCGCCGGTGACGCTAGCACTGGCGTCACCAACTGTGGGCTTTAA
- the LOC119692553 gene encoding uncharacterized protein LOC119692553: protein MLLCICLLFTITAATSAQGISTADGKIKMTIVTTAGCGDTVNFITKQLSPVYDKFSEHLILEFVPWGRTRRNRNGGLVCQFGTKDCFANRVHRCTLDMLKNNQYNQVKYMVCEFSLRSAYKNADLTCAKNAGVNLSELESCVKTPKGDILDAEDEAKAAEPMRVVNFVPAIAFNGVSDYSVQRAARTDLKTLVCGALQADPSTRSNVAGFC from the coding sequence ATGTTGctttgtatttgtttgttattcaCGATCACCGCTGCGACTTCCGCGCAAGGAATCTCAACTGCAGACGGGAAGATCAAGATGACGATTGTGACAACGGCCGGGTGTGGGGACACTGTGAACTTCATCACGAAGCAGTTGAGTCCTGTTTATGACAAATTCAGTGAGCACCTGATTCTCGAGTTCGTCCCGTGGGGGCGGACTAGGAGGAACCGGAATGGCGGTCTGGTGTGTCAGTTCGGAACTAAAGACTGCTTCGCCAACCGCGTCCATCGCTGCACCCTCGACATGTTGAAGAACAACCAGTATAATCAGGTCAAGTACATGGTCTGTGAGTTCAGTTTACGTTCCGCATACAAGAATGCTGACCTTACGTGCGCCAAGAACGCTGGAGTCAATTTGAGTGAGCTAGAATCTTGTGTGAAGACGCCAAAAGGAGATATACTAGATGCAGAGGATGAAGCTAAAGCGGCGGAGCCAATGAGAGTCGTCAACTTCGTGCCCGCGATAGCGTTCAATGGTGTCAGTGACTACAGTGTGCAGAGAGCGGCAAGGACCGACTTGAAGACACTGGTCTGTGGGGCTCTGCAAGCTGATCCCAGTACGAGGTCAAATGTTGCTGGCTTTTGTTAG